In Peptostreptococcus equinus, the DNA window CGACTTTAGCATCTAAATTTAGTGAAGTAACTTCTTTTCGTGCATTTTCAAGTGGTCCCTTATTTATATCCGATAAAATTGCATATTCAATAGTATTTTTTAATAGTAATGACACAGGTATGTAACCATGATCAGTTCCTATATCTGCTAGTTTTACTTTATTATCAACCAAGGATGCTATTTTTTCTAATCTAGGTGTTAGCCTCAAAACATACCTCCATATATTAGGGGATATACACCATAGTATATCCCCATTAATTATATTAATCTAAATAATCTCTAAGCTTTTTTGACCTACTTGGATGTCTTAGTTTTCTAAGAGCTTTAGCTTCTATTTGACGTATTCTTTCTCTAGTAACATCAAATTCTTTTCCAACCTCTTCTAGGGTTCTCGCTCTACCATCTTCAAGTCCAAATCTTAATTTTAACACCTTTTGCTCTCTTTCATTTAAGGTACATAAAACTTCTTCTATTTGTTCCTTTAAAAGAGAATATGCAGCAGCTTCTGCTGGTGCAGGAGCATCTTCATCAGGTATAAAATCTCCTAAGTGACTATCTTCTTCTTCTCCAATCGGAGTTTCAAGTGAAACAGGGTCCTGAGCAATTTTCATTATTTCTCTTACTTTATCTTCAGTCATATTCATTTCCTTAGCTATTTCTTCTGGTTTAGGATCTCTTCCTAATTCCTGCAATAGCTGTCTAGATACTCTAATAAGTTTATTGATAGTTTCTACCATATGAACAGGTATTCTGATTGTACGTGCCTGATCAGCTATAGCTCTAGTTATAGCCTGTCTAATCCACCAAGTAGCATATGTTGAAAATTTATAACCCTTTTTATAGTCGAATTTTTCTACAGCTTTTATTAAACCAAGATTACCTTCCTGAATTAAGTCTAAGAACAACATACCTCTACCAACATACCTTTTTGCTATACTTACAACAAGTCTTAAATTCGCTTCTACCAACTTTTGCTTAGCAAATTGATCACCTTCAGACATTCTTTTAGCATAATCTACTTCTTCATGTGGTTTAAGAAGAGGTATCTTACCTATTTCTTTTAAGTACATTCTCACTGGATCATCAATTGATACACCTTTAGGTACACTTATTTCCGCTGGCTCACTTTCTTTTTCTTTTTTCTCATCAATATCTTTATCAATAGACTTAATATCTAAATCATCGGGTTCAGTTAAATCTATGCTGGCTTTTAGTTCTTTGTCATTTACCACTTCTATACCTAAATTACCTAAGGTTTCATATAAATTCTCAGCTACTTCTTTGTTCATTTCGCTGTCTTGAAAAGCCTCCATAATATCCATAAGTGATACTGCGCCTTCTTTTTTACCTTTTTCAAAAAGTTTTTTTTGAGCTTCTTTATTTATTACTAATTTTTTATTTTCTTTTGCCATGATTAACCTCCTCCCTTATAATGATTTTAACTTCTTGTTTTCTGATATAATATCTAATGCAATTTTCATAATTTCCAAGTCTACCTCTTTCGCTTCTTCAGTTTTTTCTTTAATAGTTTTTCTTCTATCTTCTAATCTTTTTTGTTTTTCTAATAGCTTTTCTATTTTAGATTTGCTAGTATACTTTTGAAATTGATTAACTATATTCTCAATTTCATTTATATCATTGCAGTCTATAGAAAAAGATATTGTATCTAGTTTTTTTAGATAGTCTTTATCCATTTTTTCATTATAAATTTTATTAATA includes these proteins:
- the rpoD gene encoding RNA polymerase sigma factor RpoD, which encodes MAKENKKLVINKEAQKKLFEKGKKEGAVSLMDIMEAFQDSEMNKEVAENLYETLGNLGIEVVNDKELKASIDLTEPDDLDIKSIDKDIDEKKEKESEPAEISVPKGVSIDDPVRMYLKEIGKIPLLKPHEEVDYAKRMSEGDQFAKQKLVEANLRLVVSIAKRYVGRGMLFLDLIQEGNLGLIKAVEKFDYKKGYKFSTYATWWIRQAITRAIADQARTIRIPVHMVETINKLIRVSRQLLQELGRDPKPEEIAKEMNMTEDKVREIMKIAQDPVSLETPIGEEEDSHLGDFIPDEDAPAPAEAAAYSLLKEQIEEVLCTLNEREQKVLKLRFGLEDGRARTLEEVGKEFDVTRERIRQIEAKALRKLRHPSRSKKLRDYLD